The Pieris rapae chromosome 1, ilPieRapa1.1, whole genome shotgun sequence genome contains the following window.
AACTCCACTTAGACAAACAAgcgtataatatttacagGAATGGTACGTCATCGTCTAATCTGCCTGATGTATCAATATTtcaacatgatttttttattgtataaaaatacaagcGATTTTACAGCAAACATGTTATTTTTCATGCTTTCAAATAGATCATATACACGGAACGTGTCTTATTTATTAGTCTTCCATTTGACATATTAgacccaatttttttttaacaaatgacAATTTGACAATTTTAGGTATTCCATTTAATGCTGTATCTAATCAAAGATTATTTAACAGCAATCACGCTAATGTTGACTGCATTGTATAGCATggacatacatttattaaaataacaatgcaTATCAGTGGACTTTATTTCAGCTACTTAATTAACTTATTGTTGATTGATAAggcagtagtagtagtagctTATATACAGTAAACGTTTTAGTAGTATTTTCGAACTCTGTTTAAGATGCATTTTTCATCactttactttatatattcttaaaaggccggcaacgcactcgcgagcccttctagcatcgagagtgtccatgggcggcggtatcacttaacatcagatgagcctcctgcccgtttcccaagttctataaaaaaaccattACAGCGTCTTTAGTGGATAcaccaatttaattttaaatacttttaatactcGTTTATTGTGACTTCACACAATCTTAGAGTACCCGTAATACCCGTAAAAACCTTAATATATACCTACGCTTGGGTTCGTATTCcggaaaaaaaatgttttgttttggtaATCAAAGGAGACGCTGCCACTTATGCATTTTTAAGCTTTTTTACTCTTACTTGTTCAATACTTAAGAAactaatataatgtatgtaataccTTCACTGGATAGCATGGTATACACTCTGGAGGATCTTTATAACTTGGTAGATTTAAAACTGGACTgcacatttttgttttaagagttttcaaaattaaatacacaaaaatttaGTTATCCCTATATTTTTATCGATACTGACGTTATtgtcaattttctttttttatataacttcttttTATCAGAACTGAggtgttatattattaaaactttattataatacttcgatttaagttaaaaaaaattattattgatatagaattaaaaataatataataataatttcttataaaaccTATATTTCCGTGGTTCCCAttcttcttttaaataaataacattggAACCGTTGGCTTATACTAAATCTTTTACCCACATTTCACAATTAGCTAGCTCCTACATCGGTGGGTGCAACTCGGAAGACAgggctaaaaataatataataataattaaccttaacctcaagaaaatatttttgtagttttttggAACcaacacatatatttatatattctaattCGGTAATATTCTAATTATGAAATGTAATACAGACTTTTATTggcatatttaatttacatacttctttaagaaaattaaaaatagtattgcaTGCTAGAGGGTATTACAACACgactgtatttttttgaaacgAGCCGCAGACGAGTGATAATACCTAATTATATGCAGTTATATACATTCCTTTATTTAATCtcgtctggaagaaatcgctctaaagcgataaggccgccagttgctttcttattaaattatgtttaatatatttttttaccttttatgtaatgcaacgaagtgttaataaataaataaataataaggtatAAAAACACTCGTGCAATCTTGCGGTCTCGTTTCAAAAAACTACACACATGTTTTAATACCCCCTATTATGTGAGAATTACACAAACTACTACTATGAACGCATTCTTCTTGtcaggaaattaaaaaatgtctacTTATTGTTTTTGAATGCGGTAAAGTTTAAACTTTGTTTCTTGGACACGAGAATTGTCTTACAAAGATGTAGAACAAtctttggaaaaaaaattatgttccttctacaataaaatgcaattatttttacgcTCGAgacgttttttatataaagcagACCTGAATATGAACTTCTTTCACATTtcgtttttaaagtaatttccGTACTCATAACTATTAAATCTatcaatagaaaaatatcatGAAAAATGGGTTTTAACAATTTCTTACGGAATGCTCGTTGCGAACTAGGTGCATAACCTCctcgatttttaataaaatctagttGGTTGAAATCTTATAAAAGGACTTGAGTCCTTTCAAACTGTCCATTTGGTCAACCACCTCAGGTTAAATCCTTGTGAAATTTGAAGATTCGATAAAGAACAATGAACATGAATGGCTGTGGATCGCCTCCGTGCCCTCCAGCCTGCACGCCATTCCCGACTTCTAACTGCGGGCCTGGGCCTTACTTGTGTCAGAATAATATACCTCCAACGCAGCGTTGCTACCCAGTGAATCCGTGTATCAATATCTACAGCTGCCACACGCAGATAATGTAACACGACTAAGAAATGTCTGAGAATCCTGAACGCTACAACAATAAAGTATAGTATAATACAaagctttttattaagtatcaCGCATGACCCCTTTTTAcaagatattttcttttaatttcagttgttatgtataagtataccTCGTATAGACGGGTCTCTCAACTTTATTGGGAAAATTCCATTTatgataattgtttttaatttaatattaccgTAATCCAATTTGATTAATTCGTGATAAAcccatttaaatgtattagtcCGTTATCTTTTccgattattataaaatctatcaattaaaaataaacccagctcgtagataaaaaaaacggAAACGTATTTAGTTCAAAAACGAATGAGAGGACTGTTTTCGGAGGACTGGAACCGATTAATTTTGGTTGAACTAGGAAACTACGAAATAGGCGctaaaataaatcaagaaaacggaacaaaatttaatttattgacataCATACAGATTTTGCTTTACATCATTAACACATACTATCACGACTGAGCACAGTGTGTTACAGTAATACACGTTTAAAAAACACTATTTATTTGGTCATATTAAGACTTACACCAATGGAACCGGAACATGATAGCATAGGTTAGGCGTTGGACCCTGTAAAAAAGTGAATAAgtgacaaaattataaaaaatttattggcTCTTCTTAGCTTCTATATTAAACCATAATCACAATGATGATGTACATGTAACACGTGAACTCTTGGTTATGCTTCCAATCCGTTGTTTCGTTTTTAATACTGAATTTTAGCACACGGTGGCTATagtattcttatatttatgttaattgtattaaactaGTTGCCGTATGAGAGTACCATACctgcaaataaaaatgtcacaTACCTGTTTCATCCAATTATTAACCGAATATCGGACATTAGGGTTTTTGCGCTGCAGGCATTCCTTGGGGAAAGCCGTTGGCCTTTTTGAGAAAACACTATCATGAACGATAAGCGGTCTTCGTCGCGTAACTGGGTCTATTTCACAATCTTCACACGAGCTTCGGCAAACTGGTAGACAGGGATAGGGGCACGGAGGTGCTCTGGGACAAATGGGGCGCTGTTTTGGAAGAATTGGAGTAGGGCACTGCGGATTGCAGCAGGGTAGAACTGGTTGGTAACACCTTATGGGTTCTACACACGGAATGACCTGAAAATGATATCCACATATGTACAAGAGGATGAATGCCTTAacttgatataaaattacataatttctgtaagtatattattcatatttcatgtTACTATGCTTCTCTCGCTTAatctctttgttttttttattttttgtatcgacTCTATGCATACTTACTGGCGGTGGATCGCAAGGTTCAGGAGGAGGACAACAAGGTAATATTGGTGGGCAGCAGACAGGTTTCGGTGGTGGATAAGGTGGTGGGTCACGCGGTGGCTCTCGGCGTGGCTTGCAGCAAGGGAGCATGGGTATTATTGGTGGCACATAATCAGGAATTACTGGAGCCGGACATTGTCTGAATGTTGGCTTACATGTACAAGCCGGACAGGGAGTGCAAGGGACAGGAGGTGGACAGCAAGGCTGACAGCAGGGAGGCGGTGGAGGACAATTAAACCGACACGGGCCACTACCACACGGCAATATTGATGGGCATGTCGGGCAGAAGCACATAGATGAACacattttttcagttttttgttttaaaggaTTACTGAATTTtgcacaattttatttacataaattttttattaaattttttctagAAAGTTTAAGTcacgtttaaaaaatattgacagattataattttctttcttttttcggGCAGTAAATACCggaaagaattttaaaatgatgacATTAATCAAATATGCCATTATAAATTTTGAGTGAAATTttcgtaagttttttttattaaatttataaaaaaatcaaaaatgagCGCCCCTTTTTACAGTTACGATCCGTGTGTTTGCACGGGTATGCCGTGTGGTGCGTGCTACCCGTATTCGACAAAGCCATGTGCAGCCTCAATTAACGATCTTGGCAAGTGTTCCGTTTGTCCAGGAGGAGGATGCTCTCCCTGTCCTGCACCAGTAAGACCTTGTCCCGCACCATGTCCCGCTCCTCCAGTGTTGCCATGTCTACCACCATGCCCACCTTGCGacaaggtaataaaaatatttcatttcttaaaaaacGCTTTACGACAGCTTCTTGTAAAATCATCTCTTTTGGCTTGTTCATTATTAGGAAACTTATTGACTCAAATATAACATATCTTCTTCCAATTTAGTAGGAAATGGTTAATGTGCGCAGTACAAATGTAATTACGATAacccatattttttatatttttctagcCTGCGACACCTGTGCCTAAACCAGACGTATTCTGCGACAGCGTTGCGATACCATTTTGCAGGCCTAACCGTTGCAAGCCGTGCCCTTGCTACTCTTGTATGGGGCCTGGGACTTGCGCACCGAAACGTTGCAGTCATCCTGGAGTTCCAGTCTGCTGCGGATGCTGCGGCCCTTGCATGCCAATTTGGTAGACTAAGACTATGTATTTGTCCCAAAGTGATGCAATTtaatccttttttatattgagtAAATGTGTAAAGCAActgttatataatacataattttatttataatctcttAATGAAAATACTTATGCGATATGTACTAGGTACGTTATGTTTTTGATGATATCGTCATTAAACAAAATGACACGGtttctcattaaaataattcatagatacatttaaaaggGCTGAGATGTGATATAGCTATAGCTAATAATATCGatagaaataagaaatatttgtttgttgtttcattGTATTACAAAAGTCTCGAGATGGGGTTCAGATTGGCTCTGAATTAGTCTTTGTAGATGATTATGTCAAAGCTTTAGGGGAATCAGGAACTATTTCTTTATTCTGTCTTTTCACTTCAGTGATATTATCCATTTCCTTTTTCTTTCTCCTAAAATAATTCCAATACATTTATTCTTCATAGCATCAGTGCTACTATTACTATTTACTACTTTAttacaagataaaataattattattcaaagatAAATACTATTACCTAACTTTATCGATATCAGCTAATACTTTCAGCAAGATTAGGTATAACAAAAGTTTATCGATATCGATAAAGTAACGTACCACACAACGCTCATCATAATCGATAGCGATATATAGGTACCTGATAATTACATCATTTAGTATGTACATCTAGTACATGTACAGGTAGAGAGGACTATACCTAAGCGAAACCCTTCAGACCCATCATCGCCGGTTTATTCTTCCTAAAAACAATGGATAGGCTGGGAAACTTGGTTTCCCAATCAATAtgcctatatatatatgtaaatcagTCAACGCTTGGTGCATTTATTGACATTGAAGGTGTTTTTGACAAATTTCAAGAGTATTACTAGGAACATCTGTGAACACTCTTATAGAATGGATAAACAATATGCTAAAACAACGATCTATACAGTTCTCCGTAAACACTACTACGCAATGTATTGTTAGCAGTTGTCCACAAGGCGCTTTTGTGGAACCTAGTTGTTAACAAGCTCATTACTGAACTCATCGCTGACAATCTCTACGCTATGATATGCGGATTATGTGATATGTTGTGTTATATGCGGAGGACATAGCTATCCTTATGTCGGGGAGCTTTTAAAGCAACTAATGTGATCTCATGAGAAAGGCTTTCAAAGTGAATGAGCATGAGCCATCTGTCAACAAATATTTACCTAGGTGTGATTTTGGACAGTAAAGTGCTCTGGAACAAACACCTAGAACAATTACTTAACGAAGCTACGATCGCATTCACAACTTCACTTACTTGCATCGAAATCTTGTCGCTATCATTATTAAcagttaattaatatgatcAGAGTGGCTTTTTATATGCTTATGTTAATTAGAAGTATTGCTAAAAAACCGCACGGTTTATCGGCGTTTTTTGCAGCTTGCGGTTTTCTCGTAgttttttgtgtattattgCCATACACTAGACTTCGGAGGTAATTTTCAATCACTCAAAAGAAATGCTTTAAACACTCAACAAACAGCGACTACTGTAAAAGTCTAAGTTAAGGTATCCTTCCTGATAATATGAAACGAACGAAAACAATGTTGATGAACTAGCCGCCATCTCTAGTTCATCAACGCAGACGTAAGTTTTTCGGTGATAGAAACAAAACAGACTAGAATTCGTTAAAAAACTTCCATTTAacaaatgcattttttaatgtaatatgaaattaattcatGACATTGGCATACAGATACCAGTACCTTTAACCGATACCTACCTACtcgatatttaatttcaaagtaaAAGTATCGGAAAAAGTATCGAGTCTGTACTTGTATTTACTCCTATCGTTTTATCCCTATTCCCTACGAACAGTTGCTTAGAGTCATGTGTGTTCGGATTTGCTCGCGCACCTGAGCGGTCTCTTCAAAACATTCTTGTGTTCTGGCGATTGTTCTAGCTCTAGCTCTTTGTTCGTTTGATGCAAACACTTAATACGAGTTTTCGTTTACACTAAAAGATCACGAAATAATGCTCTTGTTCTTACTCTGTGTTCAGTTGATCTAAATCGACCTTTAGACCATCATGTAGGTACTGAGAGACGTCTCACACTATGCGGGAAGGTATTACTAATTGTTACGATGAGAttaggtaaaaataataaaaaaaattatattaaacatttattaacattctatatttataagtttgacTGTATCCAAGAAAGGTATCGGTTAACGCGAGTGTAGACACCAGGATAGTTAGCCCGACCACAGACTGGTGTACGCCATGAGGCAATGCCAATAAGCACATTGTTGTGAATCAAGGGAGCTCCAACATCACCTTCACAGAAGTCAGCGCCGCCCTCAGCAGTACCAGCGCACTGCATATTTTCAGTTACAGTCATAGCAATAATGTTGTAGTTTTCTCTGCATTTGTTTTGGTTGATCGTAATAAGATCGGCCTTTAGTAGATTTTCTGAGCGAGGTCCTTCATACTGAAAACGAAAAAATGTAGTGAGATATAGATTAATatgagttataaaaaaaataggaaacAACACTCTTGATTGACAGACGCTAGTCTCATTACGATTATCACTACACACTACATATTACTATTCAAATATTGAACAAAcccaaatacattatttaataagacgaATAAGCGTCTTGAaatccttaataataattaacaaacaccTACACGAATATCACCCCATCCGAGAAGAGTTACAGGAGTATTATCTCCTACGACGTAATTTCTGCCAGCTAGGGCGACTCGACCTCCGTATTGGATGGTTTGTAACGTCCTTAAAATGGCAACATCACCATCCGACGTGAAGCTGTCATAGCTCGGGTTAAAGAAGAAAGCTCTCATATAGTAGACAATACCACCACTGCTGGCGCGGGATGATCCAATTCGGGCACGCCAGTAGTTAACTGGATCAATCCTGTAATATGagtcaaaattatataaaataacattttcataattacCAATAAAGTTTCTATGGAAACATTGTtactatgaaaaaatatatataagtgtaattgatatataaatatagtataaaaagtCAGTTGCTCTACAAATAGGTTAGAGGCAATTAGGTTATCAGGATTCGGTGCCTGAAACTTGGTGTGGGTgtgcatttttttaagatgTTAGCTATCACTTTATGAGTGTGTTTAATTACGCCAAAATCTATTGGTGTACGAACAGGGATCGGATGTACGCGAGTGAGTTGAATTGAGTGGTGCGCCTAGCCAAAGCTCCCTCCTTATAACAAAACCCTCATTATGgcaattaaatatacagacAGTACCATAATTTGCGCGGTGATGTAAAAATGGCTTAATTTCTGAGATCGTTATTTGCCAATACGTAGGTACTTATTAATTGTAGGTTGAAATTATACTTACTCAACACAATTAATAGAAGTCAAAATGGATCTGTTATTGATAATGGCGCCGACGCAAGTTTGGGAGTAGGCCCCTACTTCGGAATTGTATCTTAGGAGTGCAGCTACATAGGGATAAGATGAAATATCCACTTGAGTTCCACCAGTGACTCTCTGTTGTGGTGCGCCTGGTTAGATAAAGTAAATGAATTTTCCTCTTCATACAGCCGTAACGCGAAAATACAAGACATGTAAACGGATGggaacttattttattatttttcgaacttataaaatttacagtattcatgtttaattttttattaatcatatactCCGAGTAATGGGCACACAACTTGAACCCTGGAAATGCGTTACTCCAAAGAGATTGTACATCGTAtagaaataagtaataaaataattaaaaaataacacaccTGCACATACAGCTACAAGTAGAGCTAACACTGCGACTTTCATGTTGGAAGATTACTAAGAGACAGACTAGTTAGACTCGCCATTATCCGTGTTTTATAGCCTTGTCTTTAGTCCATTATTTggattattgatattaaaaatcattaatcattctgataatttatataatttaaaatttaatactaacaGGTGTAGCGCCATCATCCActtgaaatacaattttgtttctCACCTATGTTTGACAATTTGgtaaaaagaaatacactAGATTTTTTCAGTTAGAATAGTTAAATGTGATGTACCTACTatagaatacttaaatatatagcaTTTGCCTCTCACTTAAGATTTTTGTCcataatttatattcgttgttatacataatattatatacagtaaataattcatatttttatattaaaaaatgcattaagaaaatatattatttgcacACGTACAAAGTAGCTAGtgattatatttagttatagatacttttattattcaatatgcTGGTTTCATTACGTTTTAGGAGGTACCTACCTACTTGATTTTCTTAACAATAAACAACgtaaggtttttgttaaaatattatcgcGCACCTAATGACCATTCTATATTATAGtagtgttaataaatgttattgaaatcttaaataaatattggtaatatatgtttttttctacTTTGTATTCAATGTTGACCTGTGAATATGTTCCATTACGAAAACTTAtcttacattacatttaaaacac
Protein-coding sequences here:
- the LOC111001611 gene encoding trypsin, alkaline B isoform X1 gives rise to the protein MKVAVLALLVAVCAGAPQQRVTGGTQVDISSYPYVAALLRYNSEVGAYSQTCVGAIINNRSILTSINCVEIDPVNYWRARIGSSRASSGGIVYYMRAFFFNPSYDSFTSDGDVAILRTLQTIQYGGRVALAGRNYVVGDNTPVTLLGWGDIRYEGPRSENLLKADLITINQNKCRENYNIIAMTVTENMQCAGTAEGGADFCEGDVGAPLIHNNVLIGIASWRTPVCGRANYPGVYTRVNRYLSWIQSNL
- the LOC111001611 gene encoding trypsin, alkaline B isoform X3 encodes the protein MKVAVLALLVAVCAGAPQQRVTGGTQVDISSYPYVAALLRYNSEVGAYSQTCVGAIINNRSILTSINCVEIDPVNYWRARIGSSRASSGGIVYYMRAFFFNPSYDSFTSDGDVAILRTLQTIQYGGRVALAGRNYVVGDNTPVTLLGWGDIRYEGPRSENLLKADLITINQNKCRENYNIIAMTVTENMQCAGTAEGGADFCEGDVGAPLIHNNVLIGIASWRTPVCGRANYPGVYTRVNRYLSWIQSNL
- the LOC110994900 gene encoding sperm mitochondrial-associated cysteine-rich protein, with amino-acid sequence MSAPFYSYDPCVCTGMPCGACYPYSTKPCAASINDLGKCSVCPGGGCSPCPAPVRPCPAPCPAPPVLPCLPPCPPCDKPATPVPKPDVFCDSVAIPFCRPNRCKPCPCYSCMGPGTCAPKRCSHPGVPVCCGCCGPCMPIW
- the LOC110994878 gene encoding sperm mitochondrial-associated cysteine-rich protein, whose translation is MCSSMCFCPTCPSILPCGSGPCRFNCPPPPPCCQPCCPPPVPCTPCPACTCKPTFRQCPAPVIPDYVPPIIPMLPCCKPRREPPRDPPPYPPPKPVCCPPILPCCPPPEPCDPPPVIPCVEPIRCYQPVLPCCNPQCPTPILPKQRPICPRAPPCPYPCLPVCRSSCEDCEIDPVTRRRPLIVHDSVFSKRPTAFPKECLQRKNPNVRYSVNNWMKQGPTPNLCYHVPVPLV